The genomic interval TTTCCAAACATTCTACGGCACATATATGCTGCATTTCTTTCATCTAACATCCTTGATGATCATCTGTTAGTTATGTTTCCCTCAATAATATTCCTTGTAaatcttcatttttttcataacaCAGTGTCGCTTGATTTACTTGGCAGATAGAAATTATTAGCTGTAATTCTTGTAGAGCAATGGATTTGAAAAAAGGAATATATTGCCTTGAAACCATAAATACCATATGCTTGTGTTATTTGGTTCCTGATAACTTTGCATAAGGAAAGTTAGAGTAACTTTTAATCAATTAGAACCATTTTGATTATGTTGGTTTTGAGGAATAAAAAGGTAGAGAGCAAaataaaaggaataaaatattaaaatataaaaatatattaagtgaAAATATTGTCTCTTCTTTTGGAAATAGATCTATTGAAAAACTTTTGCCTCTCATTTTTACCTTGAACAAATCTTGTCTTGTTACATCCTTTATCAAAcaataattatcttaaaaaaaacacCTTAAATTCTTTTTGGTTTATGTTAAGTACATATAACACATCAGTAATGGTTTCAGTACCTGAATGTGTTGCTGCAACAATGGTTCCTATTCCTTTTACTGGAATGTGACCCCCATGGCCTATCTTGACCTTTGAAATTTTTGAAGGCTTCAACCCCTTGAAAAGTTCTTATAAGTTGTACGATTTGTGCATCCACTACCAATTAGCCAAGAAGCACTTATATTCCTGGAGAAACAAGTTGTAACAAAAAGTTCATCCTCCTCCTCATTTACAATTTGAGCATCTACATCTTGTTGCTcactttggtttctacaaatgacTGCTTCATGcccaagttgattgcacttgctGCACTTAGCATCAGGTCTTCTCCAGCACTTAAACGACACTTAAACGGTGGATGACCCAACTTGTTGCAATGCTTACAAGGGGGATAATTTCTCTTGGAACTTTCTCTTTGGATCTTGTTGTTATTTTGTGCAAAAACTTCTCCATTTTTTTGTTGGTTCTGCTTGTTCTTGCTACCTTTGTTTCTCCAACCACCTTCATGTTTGGCTGGTAAAGCTTCCTCAACAGTAACGGATTCCCTCATAGCCCTTCTTTGCTTTTGTGCTTGTAAAGAATTTAATAACTCTGCCAAGGTTATTCTGGACAGATCCTTGATGTTTTCCAAGGTAGTTATGGTAGTCTCAAATCTTTCAGGAACAGTGACCAACATTTTTTCAACAATGTGGGAGTCTTTATCAAACAAAAGCAATCTTACTCTGTTTGCAATGTCTAGAACCCTTTCTCTAATGAGGTTCAACACTTACATACTCTTAATTTGCCTTTCAGGAAGATACTCATGCAAATAGGCATGCTTTTgcctttgattttttttgtcttcttcTCCTTTTGTGATTTCATTCGGGCCTCAATAGGGTTTGCTGGAAGGGgctgaatttttttatagtctTCTTCTATAGCTTCCCATAGATCCAATGCTTCTAGGTAGGTCTCCATACAAACTGCCCACATCAGATAGTTTTTTTCATGAAGACTGGTGGTGCCATTACTGGAAAACTTGACTCGCTTTCCATTGATGCACTCTAGTGTCCTCACAGATCCCTCAAGAAGAAAACTCTGGTACCAATTGTTGGTGTTGATGAATAAAAGGTAGACAACAAaataaaaggaataaaatactgaaatagaaaaatatattaagtgaAATAAAATAGAGCAAGATATCCATTATCTTTGCtaacaattacatttataatGCTTGCAGGAACTAACTCTTAAATGTTTTTACCTAAAGTTTAAGAACAGTTACTTAGAAATATTTATTCaacaattaaaatagaaaaaacaaataaaaattgcagTTAAGTGcagttacaaaaaaaaaaacaaaatatctaACAGATTATTTATTTCGACAAATTTTGACGCATTAAACTTTTAACTTTAGTTTTAACAAATTCTATCTTAACTTCTTTTGCTTTCGGGTTTCCCTATAACCCTACACTACAACCCATTGAACCAATTTCTCCTTCTTCCGAAAAACGTCATtgtagttgaaaataaattgcAACATAGTCATTGTTATTAGGGCAATGATATATGGACAACCccaattttttatacaaccacattacaacttccaatactattattttaatacttttttatatcatttaattacaaatttaccctttactatatatatttatttctaaacctATCACATCAAAGGTTGTATACAACTCCAAAAGTTGTCAACCTATCATTTTCCTTGTTATTAACAGTTTAATGCTCGTTACGGAATCATTCTATACTGCTATTTATAAAATCcaaattatacaaaatttaactatttttctatatttttatttatgaaaaccatttttgttaacgcttaataaaaataactacaGAATGCATAATTGTCTTGTCTTTATCGCTTCTTGGAATAAGTACAATTGCCATACTCAGATGTTTTGACTTAGAGAATAACAATTGTCGAAATCTTTTTGTGCCCACCTGTTTGACTTATTACCTTGTTTTTTCATTAAGATGATGTAATTGGTTGAATTTATTATGtaaatgattaaattttttttttggaacacATGACCTTTGTCCCTTGTTCAATAAatcattaatttgtttctttcaAACGTCATTTTAACAACAATACAAATTGATAAGGAAGTTATTGGACTAACTCGGTTTCAGCTCTAAATTGAGAGAGCATATATGTAAAATTATAGAGCCATTTGGTTGTCTCTTGGAAGAAACCTGGAGATGTAGGAACTGTATAAGAAGATAGGGGCCAGAAAAATGCCTTAGTAAGAATAAGCTTTGGTTGCATTCCAATTGCTAACTCTAGTCAAAACAAATATTGCTACTGTGATAAAGGGAAGGCGCTTCTAATAAGAACCAACTAAAAACAACAACACGACTCAATTTTGCTAGGGAACAAGTCTGGAAGTGCTGAAGTATGATTCATGGAATTTGTTGGTTCTTGTTGCCCTGGTTGGGTTAGGGATTTGAAGATTATACCAATTGTAGGCTCGGTGGGTCATTGATGAAGGTTAATGGAGTTGTTGGAGAAACAAGTGTCATGGCAGGCAATAGCTTTCTATGCTGCATAACCTGAAAATTATGCAGATCTGAAGCACTTTTGCCTATGTTGATTGGTTTTCTTGGGTTTAAAGCTTTGTCTTTTCATATAAAACAACCTGCTGTAATATGCTTTCTGTGAGACTAAGTTTAGTCTCTTTGGTTTTGAAAAAGCAAGTGACAAAGATCTAGGCCTCTGTGCTTGTATTTATCTTTCTGCTTGGTATCTTTGTAGAtgtttttgtataagggttgggacaccccctGAAGTGTcccttaattattttattcattgctgataaaaaaaaaggatcaTTCTCCCTTCAAAATTGAATTCATGCATGCGACAAGAATAATTGCCTAATGCTCGTATATTTTCCCGCCATCATAAGTCCAAGTCCACTTTTTTAGTGCTATATGATTTATCCATGAAGTGGAATGCTGGAATTTAGCTCTCATACGGGATAACATGGCCTGAAGAGTGAGTTGTTTCATTTCATAACCTAGTACAAGTTcataaatcaaattataaatcaTTCAATGTAATGTGGTGAAGGCAAAACACTGGTTACAGCCCATTCGCTTCCCAACCAATCTTAAAAAGATCCTCTGTCACTGATGAGGCATGGATTAGGTTGGGGTGTGTCATATACATGCAACAGTTGAAAGAACcatattcttttctttcttcttataCAATTGCAACAATTGTTCACATAAGAGTTTTGTACAACATGCTGCCATTTGGGTAGGTGATTATGAGTCATCCCAATCCTCGAATTCTATTgcaatagtgtttttttttaatacatactTTTTGTATGTAATAGAATTATCATAATGACTTTTTTATCTTTGCAATTAAACTAGGATTTGTCCTGACCAAATTGTTATGACAATGACATATATGGTTAGCTTATATCATAACTTCATACCTGAAAACAAATTTACCTATGCGATTTGGTGTTGAACTATGTCAATGACTCTTGTATGaactcaaaaaaaaaatggatgatCTTGAACTCCTTCAGACGTGTGGTGAGAATGCaatttgtgttttgtaatataacatttaaaaGTTGAGCAATGAGTAGTATTAGTTGATTGAGTACAATTGTTGATACAATTAGGTATGAGTAACAGATTAGTATGTGACTAACATATTAGCAGAAATGTCTTGAATTGAAAATTCATTCAATAAATTGATGACAACCATTGACCATAACTATGGATCTCATTCATGCAGGATTAAGGTGTAAGGTTcctaaacataatatttaatataaataatacaataacaaactttaattttattcaaatttcaaattacaACAACTTGTATTTCAATTTTGTAACTTTGGAAATACATTTTAAGGTCATCAAAATACAAGAACTCCCACAAATTACATTCTCgtaacataaattttataaaacctTAAACGTATTTAAAACCAATTAAACATTATAAAGGCAAAGTCGTGAACTGATCAACGAATTCATAACAATGAAGTGATTAGGTATTCACACCACTTGGCTAGACTAAATTCGTGAGGTGGTCACACGATTTCATAACACAAAAGTTGTGATGCTTACACACGACTTCTCTAATCCTTAGAATGTTTCTTCCCTAATTTCTATATCTCAATGTTCACGTGAAGTTGAACCTATGTGTTTGTTTCCATGGAATTGGATTCAATTGTTGTATTTACTCATTCTTCAACACTAATTCAAGGCAATGAATCAACTGCATGAACTAGGAAAAAATTTGGTAGCCTTAGATGAGAGGCTTGATGCAAAGATTCTCACACGTGAATGGTAGTGAAACTTTGGTACAACTTGTGGTGTTATAGCTGGGTACAAATTTGCTTTGGTAGTTTATTATATACAACCACCACATTATATTGAGATAGTATTTGTGAACATTGTGTTCCTACAAATGCTAAACAAATTCCTTTCATATTTACCTCTCTTCAACCTAAAATATCTTCTCTTTACTAAGTTCTCTATCTTGCATAGTTACCTCTCTTCAACACTCGGACACAACCTCTCATGACGGTTCAGTAAGTGATTTCAATTGCATACCCTGATTTTGAATACTAACCACATATTTTCGTTTTTTGTATAGgtacatatttaattattttatgacTGTTGTGTATAATTTgtttggtttttctttctaaaatcaGTGTTGTTTCCCATAAAATAAACttcatgaaaaatgaaaaatattttcataaggACTTAAAAAGATTGAGATTTTAGTGTTTTTTATTAGAAAACATTGATATTGTAAATGGGTGATGAGATGAAACACATAAGAAGGATGCatacataattaattaagaAGGGGAAGTTTGACAAGAATGAATATTTCAAACAAGGccatttattttttactatttgcttcaaaattaataatttgaaaattaatattttctaggttttagttttttttttggttcTATTTTTGTGTGACATACTTTATATAATGACGTAAtgaattgaatttaaataattaactttttttttactgtaaAACATGATAAGAAATAtgaattcaaatatattaaaattggtgttttttttcataaattgtaatgcataatataaattaatgagtaaaataaatattacaaaatataaactactaTATGAACCCCTGTTTCTAATACATGCACCCTTGTTTTGATATGCAATCAGGTTTTTCTATCTGTACccttttttattatgtttgtaCATTGTTCTTACTATTGGTTATATATGCACATTGTTTTACTATATATATCCCTGTTTCACATATATGcaaattatttttactatttgcACCCTTGTTAGTCATATATGCAAACTGTTTTTCTTCCTCTACCCGCTTTTTATATATGCAAACTGTTTTACTTTTTGTACCCATATTTCTATATACGCAGCCGTGTTTTGCCTAAATGTACCCATTTTGAAAGATATGGAAACTTTATTTACTATATGTACCCCTGTTCATTCTAGTTGTACCCCTGTTTTTGATATATGCAAACTTTTACTATATGCAAACCATTTTTACTATATGAtgtctttgtttttttattatgtaaccCCTATTTACTGCCTTCTAAGTGTAGGTGTAAACATAAAATGGAATTGAATCAATACCTTCCGGATGATATATTTCATACACTCAGGCCTTGAAGTTGAAGAAGACACAACATTTTATGCGAAACAAAGCTTACAAAGagaatttatattctaaatgtGTATAGTCTTccttagataatattttatatctGATGTTTAGAGCACTTATTGTTTAGGGAGTGAACATTGCATTATAAATCCTTCACCTTCAGAATCTACACTTAGTAGATGGATCTCTAGAATGTGTGTAGTGATACTTATGGTCAAAACTAGTTTGAAAACAATATAAATTGATGCTTAGAAAAAAGTGAGGAAATCAGGTTCTGGACTGATACGTGGAATGATAGGATAACAATGGTTGAAAAGTAGCCATGGTTATTTATGAATTCGAAACGAAACTGAAGTAAGTGTAGCCCAGGGTGGAATttggaataaaaataattggatgtggaataaaaataaatttaaaaaatattaagccACATAGAAATAGAAAAGATAGGTGGTAGTGGAAAGGGGAAAaatcagaaaaataaattaagtctGCATACGGAATTCTGCACAATAGCAGTGCAAGTGATAATGAGAAATTTTTAAGTGTAATGTGGAAAACATGTGTTTTCCCAAATTGAAAAGAACTTTTATGGACAGTAGGATTGAATAGAATTCACACTAAGCTCTGCAAAAAAAAAGGAGTGGTAATGAACACAAATCCATTATCACTTCAGGCAAAGAATactcaacatttatttttttgaatgtaATATAGCTACTAAAGTTTGGAATTGTTTCAGGGATAGAAATTATGCATAACTCTGTCTTTAGAAAGTTTTACCACTTAATCTGTCCAAGATTAAACAATAAACAATGGAAATCTATGTCAGTTGCAGTGATGTTAAAAATTTGGAAtcacataaataaatttaattttagaacTGTAATATGTGATGAGGATGAAatctttagtaaaaaaaaaatagggtgGGTATGGATTACAAAcctgaattaaaaaaaatttgttttctcCTACCCAAACTTGTGCTTGTGCGCGAAAATATGTTTACAAATGgtctaaaatataaaactattttagatatgaATCTAGTTCAAATACTCATAGTAGtgtctctatttttttttatcaacaaagaattaaattaaattaagggGATACAagaggggtatcccaaccctttacACAACCCAAACCATGTTTTAGGACTTCCAAGAGGCACCCCAAAACAGGAAGGAATAAGGCTAGTTCATAAAACAACCTACACCAGCCCCCATTCTACTACTATTATTGTGCTGGGCTGCTAGCAGTTACACACCCACCATAACACCACTAAATCCTCCCACCAGCTTGACTACTAACTTTAAGAGAGACTTGCAGCAACCTCCACACCCTGAGCTTGATGGCTATTGCTGCCTATCTCAACCTCCAATAACAGCAGACATAATTACATCCTGCCAAGTTCTTCAGCCACATAGTAGGGTCTCTATAGGTTCTAATATTAAATTACtttttgttccttttctttATAAAGGCCCCTTGTTAGAATTATTTAATCAAAGCCAACAAGTACATAATCTGTCACAATTCTAAATAATGGGATGTTGATATAGAGGTAGTGTTGTTTGTTGAATTAGAATATTGGCAGCAACCACATACTGCTAGCCATTACTCTATTTTGGTCAGGAAAAAGGGGGTATAGGATTGGTGCAAAGAAAAGATGCAGAACAAGAGGAATAATGCATGTTCAAAAGAGCAAAGAAAGACAATGCACCATATTTCTATTCGCAGAAGGCCTTGCAGGCCTTGTACGACAATCAGTAAAAGCTAACCTCCTATCTGGGATTAAGGTAGGAAGCAAGGAGGTAGAGGTATCTTTTCTTCAGTTTGCGGATGACACTCTTTTCTTTTATGAGGAGTCATGGAGCAAAATGGTCACAATGAAGTCCATCTTAAGGGGCTTTGAACTAGCTTCAGGTCTAAAGATTAACTTTCACAAATCAAAGCTAGCGGGTATTAATGTTCAGAGTAACAATCTTCTATGCTACTCTAAGGGTTTGAATTGTAACCAGATGGGAACACCTTTCAAATACCTGGGTCTAGAAGTGGGAGGAAATTCAAGGAAGAAGTCATTCTGGGAACCTGTGGTAAACAAACTAAAGACAAGGCTAAGTGTGTGGAAGGGACGGTTCTTATCAATGGCAGGAAAGATATGTGTAATTAAGTCAGTTTTCACTGCAATTCCTCTCTTTTATCTATCAGTTTTCAAAGCGTCGGAGTCAGTTTACAAAAGTATCATAAGTATTCAAAGGAGATTCCTGTGGGGATGGGGTAAGGAGAAAATACCAATATCATGGGTGAGCTGGGAAAACTTATGTAAACCGAAAGAGGAAGGTGGTTTGGGGCTCAAAGACATCAGAAAGTTCAACTTTGCTATCTTGGCCAAATGGAGATGGCGGTTTATGTCTCAAGAGAGAGGGAAGTGGAAGGATGTGCTGGAATCAAAGTATGGAGTGGAGCTAGAAGGCCTCCATCTACCAGTGAAGTATCAAtcgtggtggtggagagacaTAGTCAAGATGTGTATGGAGGGAGGTGGTGATGGGTGGTTTCAAGAAGAAGTACGGTGGAAACTAGGTAGGGGAGATAAGGTTAGATTCTGGGAGGACGTGCGGATTGGGGACTCAAGCCTCAAATCTTTGTTCCATAGACTGTTCTCCTTGTCGGTAAATCAAGTGCAAAAGGTTGAAGATGTAGGGGAGTGGGAAGGCACATACTGGAGGTGGAGGTTAGAATGGAGACGAGatagatttgagtgggaaaCCGAGTTGGAAGAAAACTTGTTGGACTACATATTGAGGGCTaatgtaaataaaaacataagtGATATTCGAGTGTGGGGGGAGGAGGAACTGGATAAGTATTCCGTCAACATAGCATATAATCACCTAGCAAAGCGACCCGGAGCTACGCACCATTATGCCTTTGAGTACCTTTGGAAAGCTAAAGCATTTCCCAATATGTTGATGACAGCTTGGAGGCCATTCTTAAATAGAATCCCAACAAGGGTGAGTCTAAGTAGAAAAGGAGTTCAGATGAACTCAATAGTGTGTGTGCTCTGTCAAGATAAGGAGGAATCATGTCATCACCTATTTATATAGTGCAAATATGCTTAACAGGTTTGGTCTTTATGCCTCAAATGGTTAGGATTCTTGTTTGTCCAACACAATGACA from Phaseolus vulgaris cultivar G19833 chromosome 1, P. vulgaris v2.0, whole genome shotgun sequence carries:
- the LOC137815474 gene encoding uncharacterized protein; the encoded protein is MHVQKSKERQCTIFLFAEGLAGLVRQSVKANLLSGIKVGSKEVEVSFLQFADDTLFFYEESWSKMVTMKSILRGFELASGLKINFHKSKLAGINVQSNNLLCYSKGLNCNQMGTPFKYLGLEVGGNSRKKSFWEPVVNKLKTRLSVWKGRFLSMAGKICVIKSVFTAIPLFYLSVFKASESVYKSIISIQRRFLWGWGKEKIPISWVSWENLCKPKEEGGLGLKDIRKFNFAILAKWRWRFMSQERGKWKDVLESKYGVELEGLHLPVKYQSWWWRDIVKMCMEGGGDGWFQEEVRWKLGRGDKVRFWEDVRIGDSSLKSLFHRLFSLSVNQVQKVEDVGEWEGTYWRWRLEWRRDRFEWETELEENLLDYILRANVNKNISDIRVWGEEELDKYSVNIAYNHLAKRPGATHHYAFEYLWKAKAFPNMLMTAWRPFLNRIPTRVWSLCLKWLGFLFVQHNDIRDHFVSFHIAQASSKQNLVLKGVWDAIVRCIWDQRNSILFKQGVVDAEEIL